A window of Loxodonta africana isolate mLoxAfr1 chromosome 3, mLoxAfr1.hap2, whole genome shotgun sequence genomic DNA:
GTTAAGAAGGTGGGGTGAAGGAATCTGGGGACAGGGCTCAGAAGAAAGCACAGACCTCGTGTGCTCTGTATGCTCATCCAGAGTCATTGTGCCAGCCTTAGGTCAGGACACGGAAATGGGACAGGCCCCCTGGGGATCCAGCTGGTTGCTGGGGATGGGGTGAAGGAGGAGAAGCAACTGCAACAATGTTTCCATTGGAACAATTGCCCCAGCAGGCACCCACTGGCCTGGGCTACAGGGTAGCTGAGTGATGAAAGCACAGCTAACCACCTCAGATACCTTCCCAAGGCTGACTATGCTGGTTCCTGTAGTGACGGTGGAGAGGAGGTTAAGCTCGGGTCACCATTCCTCCCTTTACCCTGGAAAGTATTCCTTGTACCCAAAAGGCAGGGAACAGGTTCTAGCTCCCCTGCAAATCTCTGGTGAAGCAAGGACAAGAAGCCAAGCATCTTAGAATCCTAGAAATCTTGGATTGAGGGGACCTTAAAAAGTCTGAGGCTTCTAAGCTTGGGTGTGTATCGGAAGCACCTGAGGAGTTTATTATTGTTTCAAATAAAACCCTTTAGGCCTCACTCTGAGATTTTAACTAGGTGGATTGGGAAGGACACTTCTCTAATACTCCCACCAAACAGAAGCAGGAGCAAGAAGGGAGCATCAGCAAAAGGCAGAGATAGAAGAAATCCTTTAGCTAAAAGCCAAAGACCACCCGGAGGCAAAAGCCAAAGCAAATTCTCCTTAAGTCACAAAGTGAAGCGTAAATCTTACAAAAGGAGTATTAGTTAGAAAGGCAAATTACTCAGTTGTGGGCTCAGGTTAACCACAGAAGCCATCTACCTTCCCCCAAATACTTTGCTGTGAGTCGTTCAGTCTGGCAGCCCTTGGGCAGTTCCTTGTCTGAAAGAGGGCAGAGCCTCAGTTTGTAAAGTAAGGTTCAAATCCTAGGGACAATGGGCCACTGCTCTAGGGGCACACCCTGTGGTTGATAGGGAATTGGATAACATACTTGTCAAAAGGAAGTTAGTGGATGAAAGTGTATCATTTGCCTGCCTGCTGTAAGATTAAGCAAACTCCACCACAGTGAGTTCCTTCAGGTCCTCTTTCCATGCCCCTAAGGTCTGGGGAGACTCAGACCGGAGCTGGCCCCCTCTAGTTTCCTCAGCATACCAAGGTCTTGTCTGTGAGAAAAGGATATGACAAAAACacctcctctcttccttctcagaTCCAGAGCCTGGCATAACCTTGGGGTCTGAATTAAGGTCTCTGTCCCGAGTTATTCCCCAGTGCAAATGGGAAATACTCTCCAGAAGGCAGGCAGGGGGAGAAACTTGGGTGCTGAGTATCAGATGACCCTCTCCCCACTCCCGTCTCATTTTTCCTGTCCTCCGCCAGCTTCCAAGTCAAACCTTGTTTCTGACAGATGAAGAGAAGCATCTGCTGGGGCAGGAAGGGGTCTCCCTGCCCTCTCACCTGCCCCTCACCAAGGTAACATGCTTACCCAAAGGGTATCCCAAGCTAAGGCCCCACCATAGCTTCTTAGGAGCCAGGATTCCAGAGAAGAGTAGGGGAGTTTGGGGAGGTAAAGGTCCTAGGACTGACACATCATGGGCCCTCAGGCAGAGGAAAAAGTCCTGAAAAAGGTCAGAAGGAAAATCCGTAATAAGCAGTCGGCTCAGGACAGTCGGCGGAGGAAGAAAGAGTACATCGACGGGCTAGAGAACAGGTACGTTTGGGTTCACATTTCTGGCTTCCTGGGGACCATGTCTGGACCCCTTTCCTCaccaagacagacaaggtcagggTTCACATGATTGCCGAGTTTTGTCCCATCTTTCCACACCCCCTAGGGTGGCTACCTGTTCTGCACAGAACCAGGAACTACAGACAAAAGTGCAGGAGCTGGAAAGGCACAACATGTGAGTGAAAGCCTAGCGTGCACGAGTGATGTGTGCTGGGGGAAAAGAACAGCACACTGGGGCCCCATTTGTGGCCTTTGGTTCCTGGGAGATACTGACTCTTCATTCCTCCTTTCCCAGCTCCCTGGTGGCTCAGCTTCGCCAGCTCCAGACACTCATTGCTCAAACTTCCAACAAAGCTGCCCAGACCAGCACCTGTGTTCTGGTACCTTCAGTCTATCTACCTCCCATCTCCCCCACACTCCCATCCTGATACCCCACTCCCCAGCCACACCTATCTTCCCATCCCTGATGACTCCAAAGCCCCTCCGTTCACTCTGCTCCTTTCGTTTACTGTCCCACGGCCCAAATGTCCTCTTGCTTCCTTCTAGATCCTTCTTTTTTCCCTGGCTCTCATTATCCTGCCCAGCCTCAGCCCCTTTCAGGGTCTACCAGAAGCTGGGCCTGAGGATTACCAGCCTCATGGAGGTGAGATGCAAGGGCAGGGAGGTCCCTTGGTGAGCAAGGGGAGGCTCTGTTCTCCACAGTAGTCAAGAagcaggaggaaggtccttttgaACATAGTGGAGCATTCTACTACTGCCCTTTTTCCTTCATCCCACAGTGGTTTCCAGAAATATCCTGACCCACAAGGACATGCCAGAAAATCTGGAGACCCTATTGGTAGAGTCCAGACTGAGGGGGCCACCTGTGGCCAAGGGTGCAAATGACTCAGCAAGGACATGGCTTGAGAAGATGGGAGGAAAGACAGGTGCCAGCAGGCTCCTCAGATCTGTGCTGCATGCAGATGAGATGTGAGCTGGAGCAGGAACCACCCTCCTTCCTGGCCCACTTCCCGATCACCAAAAGGACTCCAGGGCTCCTCTACAGTTCTGCCTCCTCCTGGGATTCCTACTCAGAGGTCTTTGCACTGAGGGGTTTGAATCACTTCAGGACTGTCTACGTGAGGAGGGCACGTCAAATACTATTATTATGTAtctgtgattttatttcttttggggggAGAGGGTTGAGGGATAACTGAAGTTTTAGCTGAGAAATAAACTTTTTAGCTGAAATTGTATTCAGGAAGTTTTTAACAAATAGTAGAAGAAAGGGAATATAGGTACTTAGTAAACTGGGGCCTAAAGTTGCCACCCTTTTTCCCTCTCTGCCTCCCATGACTGCCTGCCTCAAACCAAATTGCAGCAGGGAAGAAACAAACTCTTTTACTCTTTATTCTCCTCATTAATGATCTGgaagaaaatgggcaaagagaGGGTACCACCCCAAGGTTCTGAAGAATCAGGGGCACAAGTCAGTCCATTCCACTTTGTCTGAGGTGGGGTCTCTGAGACCTAGGATAAAAGGGTGGAATGTGGCTATATGGATTCGATTTGCTTCCGGACCTTCTCCAGAGCCTTTCTGTCCAATAGTCGCTGGCGAATGATGACAAGGCAAGCGAAGACCAAGGCCACACCCACAACAGCACCTTCGAATTTCCAGAACAAGCGTTTTTCCATCACTGCTGAGCGACAACTAAGGGCAGGAAAGAACAGTTATTTCCAGAAAAGGCCAACCAGCTTCCCCCTCTAATATCCCTTCCACTTCAGTCTCACCAAGATATACCCAAGAGGAAAAGAGGAGACCAGACTACATAAATCCCTGTCAAATTTATCATTTAATTTCTCTACTGGTAAGGCAAGCAAAAGTAAAATTAATTGATTTTCCTGATGAGAAAATATGGCCAATACCATAAGGCTAAGGAATAGGGCTGGGACTTGTGTTCTAGTAATTTGACTTCAAATCTCTGCGTTTCCCAATATGCCATGCTACCTCCAGACCAGAAGAGGTGGGACCATGTGCCTAAAGCTATAGGAGCAGAGGAGGTGGTCTTCAAAGTTTTGAGGGAAGAGAAACAGCACTTGCCTTTTGAGCTCATTCCTCTTAGATGAGCTGCAGGTGATTTTCTCCACATACCCTGTGGAGCTGCACTCGGGGATTGTTTTCTGCCAGGAGAAAAGGCCAGAGGACATGTTAGCAAGGGGCAGCAAGGAGAAACAGAAAGGCTGCCATTCGGAAGGGGAAAGTGCCCAGGTGCTATGGCTCAGAGCCGGTGTCAAGAGAATTAATGAAGAGTTCTGATGGGGATGGTGGTTACATGACTAGGAATGTGTTTTACTTCAGAAGCAATACTCTAGGAAAGGAGGGAACAGATTACAGAGCCTGCTGTAGTAAAAAATGAACAGaatatggttagcagctgaataatGCCATTAACTCGGAAAGAAGATGGCACATTTTCACAGGGAAGGCAAGTTCTGATTTGGACtgcaagaaaaaagaagacaatcCAAAGGCACACTTAGTGAGACTTAGGGGCTGGTTGGATGTGAGAAATGAGATAGTCAAAACAGATACTCACAGCTTGGAAATTAGAACATGGGCCACACTCTTCAGTCACCACAAACTCTTCCACCAGCCAGCATTGCAAGTTTGCGGCGCTCACTAAAGGGAGAGAGAAATCCCAGCCCCGGACCATTCAGAGAAAATTTCTCACAAAGGCTCTGCCTATCCAACCTCCCAGCATAGCGAATGAATGCCCTTATGCCATGCGGTGCTGCCCCTTTCCACCTGTGCTTTCCATAAATGGGAGGacgtaataggaaaaaaaaaaaaaaaaagctatggtgGGCGTCGGGTTCCCAGGCCATCACTAACCTGACTGCTTCTCCTCCGGGACTGGAGCCTCTGCTTGGCTGCAGGGGGTAAAGGAGGGGAGCGGCAGAAGTCAGACGCCAGAAACTGAGAGCCCGCACCCCCGCGGCCCAGGGACAGAGTCTCCCCCAACCCCGGGGGCGGGGACGATCCGGTCCCCACCCTTTCCCATTCCTCAGCAACTCCTCACCAGAACTTCAAGGCGAACGCGCAGAGCAACCAGCAGAGGCGGCGGCCCTGGGGGAGGCCATGCCTCCCTGCGCCCGCACGCATGGGATGCTCAGTGTCGCACCTGTCGGGACAGAGGGACCTGTTTGACTGGCCTCGTGCCTCCTTTAGAGCACAGAGGTGACACTCTGCGGCTCTCCCGGAGGTTCCAGGTCAGGACTGCGGAATTCTGGGCTTGCCTATCGGGACAAAGGCTCTATCGGACGTCCCCATGACCACAGCGAAAAAGTGAAAAAGCATCTGTTAGATACGGACGTGAGTTTCCCTCTCCCGGAACCTCAAGTTTCTTTGATGAAAGGCCCGACGAGGCGTACGAGCCTAGGACGCCCTCACCTCCGTTTCCGCTCTCACCGCGGCCATCTTGTCCCGCGGGGGATTCTGGGGTGCTGCGTCCGCCAACGGGGCCCGGTTTTTCCGAACGAAACCGGTCGTTCGAGACCGTGGCACGCGAATTGTCGCTCGCTGGGTCTTGTAGTCTTTAAGAGCTGGCAGCGCTTCGCCCGTTGCTGACTGGGACTCAGGTTTCACAGCGTCTGTGCAGCGAGAGGTGGCCCATTGGCTCGGCGTACCGTTGCATTATGGTCCTGGTAGTCTTTGGCCAGAACGGGGGAAATGGCGGTGATCCAGGCTTGCTTGGGTTGTTGGTTCGCTGCTCTCTGGATTGTCGCCTGACTTTGTTCATTCCCGGCTAATGAGCAAGGAGATAATACGTCTCCCTCCTAGGACTTTGCTCTTTCCTTAAAACCCTAGGATTTACATTAAGCTTAAGCTTTTCTGACACCTTTCCCCAACCTCCCTCCCTGTCCCAACGATCTAGTGGAGAATCCGAGTTGGCAGTCCAGGGATGGAGGGAAAACTGACTGAACACTCGCCTCTCTGCAGGAGCGGGAATACCTGAGACACACACAAGGTGAACGTTAAACTTCTGTCTCTGCGTTACCTCTCTACTCTGTATAGATGAAGGACGTCACCTCCCCTCATGGTAATTGCTAAACCACTTCCCAGAGCTGGTCCCCAAGAGTTCTCAGCTCTCCTTTGCTGCTGCATAATATGGAATAATCACTTGTGCAATGAACAGAGCATGAGATTTGAAGTTCTGGGAAGTCTAGGCTCAGGTGCTTATGTGACCTTAGGACAATATGTGGCTTTCAGTGTCACGTGTAAAATGAAAATGCTAGTATGCATTTCTACGTTTTTTTGCAGTGTTCAAATGAAATGTGTATGGAAATTCTTTATTCTTTCCCAATAATGTTGCCCCATATTTCTACCACACTTTTTGAATTTAACATTTAACCCATTTTGATCTTCTCAATAATCCTAGGGAGGCAGAGTTgatattatccctgttttatgaGTAACTTCAGAGAGtataagtgacttgtccaaggtcacccagctagtgaATAGGAGTAGTGAGACTTTCAACTTCCAGGCTAGAGAGTTATGCCTGCTTTCCATCCTCATAAAGTTAAACCTTGATATCTGCCCAGAACTACAGTGTCTTGACTCCTCACACTCAGGGTTCATCATGCTTTACTGTCTGGTAACGTATTAGTCACTGTTCTAATTTTGCCATCGTTTTCCTCGTATGCAGCCTCCCTGAAAACCGGACTGTTGTGCGTTTAGTTTTCTTAGATGTTCAGTACAcataaaaacaacccattgctgtcgagttgattctgattcatagctatcctataggacagagtagaactgccccgtagggtttccaaggagcacctggtggattcaaactgccagccttttggttagcagccatagcacttaaccactacaccaccagggtttccagatgttcagtacccagtaaaacccagtgctgtcaagtcgattccaactcgtagcaatcctataggacagagtagaactgccccatagagtttccaaggatgttCAGTAGataggttaaaaacaaaaaagcctgttacagtggagtcagttctgactcatggcaaccccatgtgttagagtacaaccgctccacagagttttcttggctataatctttatggaagcaggttgccaggccttttcttccactgaggagctgggtgggtttgaaccaccaacctttgggttaacagctgatAGCAAACTGCTTGTAGAAGGTACTTAAACCATATAAATATgggagcctccaccagactgagttcagtacaactagatggtgcctggctaccaccaccgattgatctgacagggatcacaatagcgggtactggacagaactggagaaaaatatagaacaaaattctaactcagaaggaccagacttgctagcctgacagagactggagaaaccctgagagtatggaccctggacaccctatcaactcagtaatgaagtcactcctgaggtttatccttcagccaaagactggacaggcccacaaaacaaaacaagactaaaggtacACACCAcctctggggcaaggactagaaggcaggagggaacaggaaagctggtaatagggaacctaaggttgcgaagggagagtgttgacatgtcgtggggttgttaatcagtgtcataaaacaatatgtgtactgtttaatgagaaactactttgctctgtaaacctttatctaaagtacaataaaaataaataaatatgggtGTTAATAAAGTAATCTGGACctgctggggaagccagtacaacttgtccaaggcaagatcatggaagctccatagatacatccaaactccctgagggactaagTTATTGGGCTGctggctgtggggaccgtggtcttggggaacatctagctcaattggcataacagaatttataaagaaaatgttctacgccctacttaggtgagtagcatctggggtcttaaaagcttgtgagtggccggccatctaaggtacaccactggtcttaccccgtctggaacaagggaggagaatgaagaaaaccaaaggcataaGGGAAAGGtaagtccaaagaactaatagatcactactacagcctccaccagactgatgacagggatcacagtagagggtcctagacacagctggagaaaaatgaagaacaaaaattatcacacacacacaaaaagacttactggtctgacagaaacttgAGAAACCcggagaatatggcccctggacactcttgagctcagtaaagaagtcactcctaaggtgcaccctttagccaaaaattacccagtgctgtcaagttgattctgactcagtgaccctgtaggacagagtagaactgcaccgtagagttcccaaggagtgcctggtggattcaaactgcagaccttttggttagcagccgtagctcttaaccactatgccaccacggtttccagccAAAGATGtgtcaggcccataaaacaaaacgagactaaatgggcataccagcccaggggcaacgataggaaggcaggaggggacaggaaagcggACAAAGGGGAAGCCAAGgtcgaaaaggggagagtgttgacatatggggttggcaaccaatgtcacaaaacaatagttgtattaattttttaatgagaaaccagtctgttttgtaaaccttcatctaaagtatactttaaaaaaatcatatataaagaaaattagcTCAGGCCATCGGTCGTGAGGAAGGGATGATTTTCAAGAAatgtccaccagactgagtccagcgcaactagatgttgcccagctaccaccactgactgctctgacagggatcacaatagagggttccggacagggctggagaaaactgtagaacaaaattctaactcacacgcaaacaaaaagaccagacttactggtctgacagagactggagaaaccctgagattatggcccctggatacctttTTAggtcagtaacgaagtcactcctgaggtttacccgtcagccaaagattagacaggcccagaaaacaaaaggagactaaatggacacaccagcccaggggcaaggacgagaaggcaggaggggacaggaaagctgataatgaggaactgaaggtcaagaaggggagacagctgacatgtcgtggggttggcaaccagggTCACAAAactatgcattttttttaatgataagctagtttgctctgtaaaccttcatctaaagtacaacagaaaagaaaaaaaaaatcaggacccCATCTCTCAAAATCAAAGGGCTTGTTCTTATAATTTTTTCTTGTTAATTTTGCGTCACATTCTCCTTCCCTAGAAATGGTACAtactgttaacatgctcagctgctaaccaaaaagttgaaaatttgagtcaacccagagatgccttcgaacaaagtcctggggatctacttctgaaaactaagccattgaaaaccctatgcagcacagttctattctgacacacatgggggtactactatgagtcggaacggactcaacagcagctggtgttCTGGCTAAGAAGTCTTTCTAGCCTGAAGAGCACTGCTGTCCCTCTCCCCTGCAGCCCTAGGGGCTGGAGCACTTTTGGGATTAGTGGTGTATCTAGTGTTATGTCCtataaattctgtcttcccatcAGACTAAAGCTGGCTTCTCAAGAGCAAGAACTATCAGACTGTGGAAAGACCATCGGGTGGGAGTTGAAAAAATCTTGTCAGGCTGAGTTTTTAAACTATTTACTTGTTCCTTtaggtttttattatttgtctgtgAGTCAATACCTTTATGTCACAGAAAGTAGATTGTGCGTTATTTCCAGCAGTTTTCAGCTATAATAAAGTCTTTGGCGGAAATCTGCTAGTATTGTCTTCaacaaccagttgccgttgagctggttccaactcatggcaatcctacgtgtagagagtacaactgctctagagggttttcaaggctgtgacctttcagaaacagatggccaggcctttcttccaaggcacgtctgggtgggttggaaccaccaacctttcagttagtagttggacccttaaccatttgtaccacccaggaactccagtatTCTGTTACTCCTTACCAAATCCTACCTTGTCTCATGACAAGCATGAGATCTAAGTTCTCACTTCCAACAGCCTAAGAAAGCAACAAATTGGGTCTCTACTCTGAAACTGGATTTTAAAGTAGCTGCTAAAGGGTATAATGAGAATGTCAGTCTGCTTCCTGAGATCACAAAATGCAAATCTCTCATCATCTCTTTAGTACATTAAACCAGTTGGATACTTAACACATTTATCAACATATTTGCATGTCCTTCTCCTAGCACTTTGTCTGGGTGTTGTCTTGTAGCAACTGAAACAGCAGCACAAGACTTTGCTGCTGACTCCGGGCTTGTGGCATCCACTTCTATACTACAGGGTTGGGGATTTCTTAAATGCCCTGAACATTACATCCATGAACAAAACTTCTTATCGTGCATTTTGTCTAAACCAAATCTGACATTTTCATTGACCTGAAGCATCATGAGGGCAAAAGGGTAAAATGATCCTGATAAAAGTTAAGTCCGTGAGATAATTCTCCTGCTTAAAAAATACTGTGTCGTTACCAGGATtgatatgtgttggaatcaactcaagggcagtgggttttagttaccaggggtggacaggagggagggggaaaggggaactctctgcttaggggacactgagcttctgtgatGGGTGATGGgaatatttggaaatggataatggtgatggttgaacaatgtgata
This region includes:
- the JTB gene encoding protein JTB yields the protein MRAGAGRHGLPQGRRLCWLLCAFALKFCQAEAPVPEEKQSVSAANLQCWLVEEFVVTEECGPCSNFQAKTIPECSSTGYVEKITCSSSKRNELKSCRSAVMEKRLFWKFEGAVVGVALVFACLVIIRQRLLDRKALEKVRKQIESI
- the CREB3L4 gene encoding cyclic AMP-responsive element-binding protein 3-like protein 4; its protein translation is MSLGNSDLLDVWLEPPEDVFSTGSFQELGLPCPPPEVSVTRQQEQGLQGWTSSGGHGCGLQESEPEDFLKLFIDPNEVYCSEASPGSDSGISEDPGRPDSPPVPSSPALYEVVYEAGALESMQGEAGPAVGLISIQLDQWSPPFMMPDACMVSELPLDAHAHILPRAGTIAPGPPAILLPSQTLFLTDEEKHLLGQEGVSLPSHLPLTKAEEKVLKKVRRKIRNKQSAQDSRRRKKEYIDGLENRVATCSAQNQELQTKVQELERHNISLVAQLRQLQTLIAQTSNKAAQTSTCVLILLFSLALIILPSLSPFQGLPEAGPEDYQPHGVVSRNILTHKDMPENLETLLVESRLRGPPVAKGANDSARTWLEKMGGKTGASRLLRSVLHADEM